A single region of the Corallococcus macrosporus genome encodes:
- a CDS encoding SulP family inorganic anion transporter, with translation MVHPSSLPADAAAGLSVACVALPLNVALATAAGLPASVGLVSGVVAGIVGGLLSGSRYQVTGPEAALLPLAAAIVAAHGAAGLVIATVLAGAMQVVLGLVRAGRFARLIPRPVVMGFTVGIGLLLLNTQLPRLFAVEDTHTNAVALVTDRTWGGHVGWLGVAAGALTALAMVTLPRLHKRIPAVLVGLTLGTVLMITLGAGYDAVGALPRSLPMPTLPSFESVNFAELLPWAVGLALLASLGSLLATSSLDTLTGARTHSDLDQDLIAQGLANMAAGLIGGFPVMGAIVRASASIQAGARTRAASVLHAVWLFVAMALLASLVARIPIAALTAILLVVGVRLLNLEGLVAMWNQSKSTLSVVLVTALGIAVFNVFAGIGAGLALASLLYVRRHGALRLEVQRVTDASQLQRGLHVQAPELPNSPEGLDLVVARVDGPILFINHIKLYELAEGPPWAKLVVVDLSRVSLVDAAGVATLQYLAEFLAVRSAHLALVKVPPHLEAALEPISQHLLEGRMHGSLEGALLGAGLLPPAPLEEPVVHPAHAPAPAPATTSAAHA, from the coding sequence ATGGTGCACCCAAGCAGCCTGCCAGCCGATGCGGCCGCCGGCCTGAGCGTCGCGTGTGTGGCCCTTCCCCTCAACGTCGCGCTCGCCACCGCCGCGGGGCTCCCCGCGAGCGTGGGGCTCGTCTCCGGCGTGGTGGCCGGCATCGTGGGCGGGCTGCTCAGCGGCAGCCGCTACCAGGTCACCGGCCCGGAGGCGGCGCTGCTGCCCCTGGCCGCGGCCATCGTGGCGGCGCACGGAGCCGCGGGCCTCGTCATCGCCACGGTGCTCGCGGGTGCCATGCAGGTGGTGCTGGGGCTCGTGCGCGCCGGACGGTTCGCGCGGCTCATCCCCCGGCCGGTGGTGATGGGCTTCACGGTGGGCATCGGGCTCTTGCTGCTCAACACGCAGCTGCCTCGGCTGTTCGCGGTGGAGGACACGCACACGAACGCCGTGGCGCTGGTGACGGATCGCACCTGGGGCGGGCACGTGGGCTGGCTGGGCGTCGCCGCCGGTGCGCTCACGGCGCTGGCCATGGTGACCCTGCCCCGGCTGCACAAGCGCATCCCCGCGGTGCTCGTGGGGCTGACGCTGGGCACCGTGCTCATGATCACCCTGGGGGCGGGCTACGACGCGGTGGGCGCCCTGCCCCGCTCGCTGCCCATGCCGACGCTGCCTTCCTTCGAGAGCGTGAACTTCGCGGAGCTGCTGCCCTGGGCCGTGGGTCTCGCGCTGCTCGCGTCGCTCGGCTCGCTGCTCGCGACCAGCTCGCTGGACACGCTCACGGGGGCGCGCACCCACAGTGACCTGGACCAGGACCTGATCGCGCAGGGCCTGGCCAACATGGCGGCCGGCCTGATTGGCGGCTTCCCGGTGATGGGCGCCATCGTGCGCGCCAGCGCGTCCATCCAGGCCGGCGCGCGCACCCGCGCCGCCTCCGTCCTTCATGCCGTCTGGCTCTTCGTGGCCATGGCGCTTCTCGCGTCGCTGGTGGCGCGCATCCCTATCGCTGCACTCACCGCCATCCTGCTCGTCGTGGGAGTGCGGCTGCTCAACCTGGAGGGCCTTGTTGCCATGTGGAATCAGTCCAAGTCGACGTTGAGCGTGGTGCTCGTCACCGCGCTGGGCATTGCTGTGTTCAACGTGTTCGCTGGCATCGGGGCCGGTCTCGCGCTGGCGAGCCTCCTCTACGTGCGGCGCCATGGCGCCCTGCGGCTGGAGGTGCAGCGGGTGACGGATGCGTCGCAACTGCAGCGCGGTCTGCACGTGCAGGCCCCGGAGCTGCCCAACTCCCCGGAGGGGCTGGACCTGGTGGTCGCGCGGGTGGACGGGCCCATCCTGTTCATCAACCACATCAAGCTCTACGAACTCGCCGAAGGCCCGCCCTGGGCAAAGCTCGTGGTCGTGGACCTGTCTCGCGTGTCGCTGGTGGACGCCGCCGGTGTGGCGACGCTCCAGTACCTGGCGGAGTTCCTCGCCGTGCGCAGCGCGCACCTGGCCCTGGTGAAGGTGCCGCCCCACCTGGAGGCCGCGCTCGAGCCGATTTCGCAGCACCTGCTCGAAGGCCGGATGCACGGCTCGCTCGAGGGTGCGCTCCTGGGAGCGGGCCTCCTGCCCCCCGCGCCCCTGGAGGAGCCGGTCGTCCACCCCGCGCACGCTCCGGCGCCCGCGCCCGCGACGACCAGCGCCGCGCACGCGTAG
- a CDS encoding sensor histidine kinase, with the protein MPDPLPPHELPSSDEQLQRALRRLEEYERSEKVVAAAGIGRWSRDLSQAHVVCDAICRVHYGLPPDGAVTPALLRERIHPEDRELVWDAGRRSLEERAPFELRFRVQPGSEAAIKWLHVTGSVFHDAAGQARHFEGITRDITAERQLEESLRHTLIEKNDSLQNLEIINSTGQALGAELQLEKLVQGVTDAATQLSRAAFGAFFYNVLDERGEAYMLYTLSGVPREAFAKFPMPRSTRVFAPTFKGEGIIRSDDITKDPRYGHNAPRKGMPEGHLPVRSYLAVPVTSRSGEVIGGLFFGHPTPGVFTEREERLVAGLAAQAAVAMDNARLFQRVQEAVTSRDTFLSIASHELRTPITSMKLLSQHMRKRIHANDPAAFTPERVTRMVEQTERSIDRLARLVDDMLDISRIAAGRLQLHLEPVDLSDVARDLMERFEQQLIAAGHTLTLRIATGVVGRWDRIRLEQVLANLLTNALKYAPGTPLTVSLTARDGHAVLEVEDRGPGIAPEHQHRIFERFERLGSASEVSGLGLGLHIARHIVEAHGGRIHVRSAVGDGARFFVELPLSGPPDVKPGAP; encoded by the coding sequence ATGCCCGACCCTCTCCCGCCTCACGAACTCCCCTCCTCCGACGAGCAGCTCCAGCGCGCGCTGCGGCGGCTGGAGGAGTACGAGCGCTCCGAGAAGGTGGTCGCCGCGGCGGGCATCGGCCGTTGGTCCCGGGACCTGTCGCAAGCCCACGTCGTCTGCGACGCCATCTGCCGCGTGCACTATGGCCTGCCTCCTGACGGCGCGGTGACTCCCGCCCTCCTCCGGGAGCGCATCCATCCGGAGGACCGCGAGCTGGTGTGGGACGCGGGGCGGCGCTCGCTGGAGGAGCGGGCGCCCTTCGAGCTGCGCTTCCGGGTCCAACCCGGCAGCGAGGCCGCCATCAAATGGCTGCACGTCACGGGCTCCGTCTTCCACGACGCGGCCGGGCAGGCCCGGCACTTCGAGGGCATCACGCGGGATATCACCGCCGAGCGGCAGCTCGAGGAGTCCCTGCGCCATACGCTCATCGAAAAGAACGACTCGCTCCAGAACCTGGAGATCATCAACAGCACCGGCCAGGCGCTGGGCGCGGAGCTTCAACTGGAGAAGCTGGTACAGGGCGTGACGGACGCCGCCACCCAGCTCTCCCGGGCCGCGTTCGGCGCGTTCTTCTACAACGTGCTGGATGAGCGGGGAGAGGCCTACATGCTCTACACGCTCAGCGGTGTGCCCCGGGAGGCCTTCGCGAAGTTCCCCATGCCGCGCTCGACCCGTGTCTTCGCGCCCACCTTCAAGGGCGAGGGCATCATCCGCAGCGACGACATCACGAAGGACCCGCGCTACGGCCACAACGCCCCCCGCAAAGGGATGCCCGAAGGCCACCTCCCGGTGCGCAGCTACCTGGCGGTGCCCGTGACCTCGCGCTCCGGAGAGGTGATTGGCGGGCTGTTCTTCGGCCACCCCACGCCCGGCGTCTTCACCGAGCGCGAGGAGCGGCTGGTGGCGGGGCTGGCCGCGCAGGCCGCCGTGGCCATGGACAACGCCCGGCTCTTCCAGCGGGTGCAGGAGGCCGTCACGTCGCGGGACACCTTCCTGTCCATCGCCTCGCACGAGCTGCGCACGCCCATCACGTCCATGAAGCTGCTGTCGCAGCACATGCGCAAGCGCATCCACGCCAACGACCCGGCGGCCTTCACCCCCGAGCGCGTCACCCGGATGGTGGAGCAGACGGAGCGCTCCATCGACCGGCTCGCCCGGCTGGTGGATGACATGCTGGACATCTCGCGCATCGCCGCGGGCCGGCTGCAATTGCACCTGGAGCCCGTGGACCTGAGCGACGTCGCGCGCGACCTGATGGAGCGCTTCGAGCAGCAGCTCATCGCGGCGGGCCACACGCTCACGCTGCGGATCGCGACCGGGGTGGTGGGACGGTGGGATCGGATCCGCCTGGAGCAGGTGCTCGCGAACCTGCTGACCAACGCCCTCAAGTACGCGCCCGGGACGCCGCTCACGGTGAGCCTCACGGCCCGGGACGGCCACGCCGTGCTGGAGGTGGAGGACCGCGGGCCCGGCATCGCGCCGGAGCACCAGCACCGCATCTTCGAGCGCTTCGAGCGGCTCGGCAGCGCGAGTGAAGTCAGCGGCCTGGGGCTGGGCCTCCATATCGCCCGCCACATCGTCGAGGCGCACGGGGGCCGCATCCACGTGCGGAGCGCCGTGGGTGACGGCGCCCGCTTCTTCGTCGAGCTGCCGCTCTCAGGCCCCCCGGACGTCAAGCCCGGGGCGCCGTAG
- a CDS encoding DUF4082 domain-containing protein → MSSSLLCVLLLCAPGLALAQTTASLWNGTTAPSPAQLDPDTTAVEVGVRFQASAPGVLDKVRFYRDPLVPLPRCEVHVWSESGALLASSVWVGEGGPHAGWVTLDLYPDIPLTADTTYVVSYFAPQGRYTVTEDFFASGYSAGVLSVPAGGGVYAYGPSGTFPTETWNHSNYWVEPLVKMAPPETPLFTRAYPGNNAAAVRWDAASGAQTYSVLRATSEAGPYQPVASGLTRTAWLDTTATNGVAYFYQVRASNTYGTSAASYRATVTPAPTAYSLWQKPAPSGVLASDDTAGVELGVRFKSDVPGIVDAVRFYRDPAAPLEERVVHLWDAQGVLLATGIFVGEGGPGSGWQTVDLYPDVAVQENTAYTVSYYAPAGGYTVASQAFVIPYYAQPLHVEADGGVFAYGPEGTFPTLSWESSNYWVEPVFRVR, encoded by the coding sequence ATGAGCTCCTCGCTGCTCTGCGTCCTCCTGCTCTGCGCGCCGGGGCTCGCGCTCGCGCAGACCACTGCCTCGCTGTGGAACGGCACCACGGCGCCGTCTCCCGCGCAGCTGGATCCGGACACCACGGCCGTGGAGGTGGGCGTTCGCTTCCAAGCCTCGGCCCCCGGTGTCCTCGACAAGGTGCGCTTCTACCGGGATCCGCTCGTGCCCCTCCCCAGATGCGAGGTGCACGTGTGGAGCGAGAGCGGCGCACTGCTCGCCTCCAGTGTCTGGGTGGGCGAGGGTGGGCCTCATGCGGGTTGGGTGACGCTGGACCTCTATCCAGACATCCCCCTGACGGCGGACACGACGTACGTCGTCTCCTATTTCGCGCCCCAGGGGCGCTACACCGTCACCGAGGACTTCTTCGCCAGCGGCTACAGTGCCGGGGTGCTGTCGGTGCCCGCGGGCGGCGGAGTCTACGCGTACGGGCCGAGCGGCACCTTCCCGACGGAGACGTGGAACCACTCCAACTACTGGGTGGAGCCCCTCGTGAAGATGGCGCCTCCGGAGACGCCGCTGTTCACGCGGGCCTATCCCGGCAACAACGCCGCCGCGGTGCGCTGGGATGCCGCGTCGGGGGCGCAGACGTATTCGGTCCTGCGCGCCACCTCGGAGGCCGGGCCCTACCAGCCGGTCGCATCGGGCCTCACGCGGACGGCCTGGCTGGACACCACCGCCACGAATGGCGTCGCGTATTTCTACCAGGTGCGTGCGTCCAACACGTACGGCACCAGCGCCGCGTCCTACCGGGCCACGGTGACGCCCGCGCCCACCGCCTACAGCCTGTGGCAGAAGCCCGCGCCCTCCGGTGTCCTTGCCTCTGACGACACGGCCGGCGTGGAGCTGGGGGTGCGCTTCAAGAGCGACGTTCCGGGCATCGTCGACGCCGTGCGCTTCTACCGGGACCCGGCCGCGCCGCTGGAGGAGCGCGTGGTGCATCTGTGGGACGCGCAGGGCGTCCTGCTGGCCACGGGCATCTTCGTGGGGGAGGGCGGGCCGGGCAGCGGCTGGCAGACGGTGGACCTGTACCCGGACGTGGCCGTGCAGGAGAACACGGCGTACACCGTGTCGTATTACGCGCCGGCGGGTGGCTACACCGTGGCCTCGCAGGCCTTCGTCATCCCGTATTACGCCCAGCCGCTGCACGTGGAAGCAGACGGTGGCGTCTTCGCCTACGGGCCCGAGGGCACCTTCCCCACGCTGAGCTGGGAGAGCTCCAACTATTGGGTGGAGCCCGTGTTCCGCGTTCGCTGA
- a CDS encoding amidase codes for MTKKTAASDVNPTGLSRRTLLGAAAAVTGALAARDARAATPASAPAPGAFALEEATVAELRAGLESGKHTARGLTEAYLGRIRALDRAGDLPLCSVIEVNPDALALADALDAERKAKGARGPLHGIPVLIKDNIGTADKMQSTAGSLALVGAVPPRDAFIVERLRAAGAVLLGKTNLSEWANFRSTHSMSGWSARGGLCRNPYALDRTPSGSSSGSGAATAANLCAVSVGTETDGSIVSPSSACSLVGLKPTVGLVSRAGIIPISASQDTAGPMTRTVADAAALLSVLAGEDPRDPATAASKGRGHADYTKFLDLKGLEGARIGVPRERFFGYHPATDAVVERALELMKAQGAVLVDPVTLPNMAKLDEPELEVMLYEFKAGLEAWFAQLGEGAPVRTLADLIAFNEKNREREMPYFGQELLLQAQKKGPLTDAAYKKALAACRRYSRAEGLDAVMNKHKLDVLVAPTQAPAGPIDLVLGDHWLGSSSTPAAVSGYPSITVPAGDVYGLPVGVSFIGRAWSEPVLLKLAYAYEQASHARKKPTFARSVDLRGA; via the coding sequence ATGACGAAGAAGACGGCTGCTTCCGATGTGAATCCGACGGGTCTCTCCCGCCGCACGCTGCTCGGGGCCGCGGCGGCGGTGACCGGGGCGCTGGCCGCTCGCGATGCACGCGCCGCCACGCCGGCCTCCGCGCCCGCGCCTGGGGCCTTCGCGCTGGAGGAGGCGACGGTCGCGGAGCTGCGCGCGGGCCTGGAGTCCGGCAAGCACACCGCGCGCGGGCTGACGGAGGCCTACCTCGGGCGCATCCGTGCGCTCGACCGCGCCGGAGACCTGCCGCTGTGCTCGGTCATCGAGGTGAACCCCGACGCGCTCGCGTTGGCCGACGCGCTGGACGCCGAGCGCAAGGCGAAGGGTGCGCGCGGGCCGCTGCACGGCATCCCCGTGCTCATCAAGGACAACATCGGCACGGCGGACAAGATGCAGTCCACCGCGGGCTCGCTCGCGCTGGTGGGCGCCGTGCCTCCGCGGGACGCGTTCATCGTGGAGCGGCTGCGCGCCGCCGGCGCCGTCCTCCTGGGCAAGACGAACCTCAGCGAGTGGGCCAACTTCCGCTCCACGCATTCGATGAGCGGCTGGAGCGCACGCGGCGGCCTGTGCCGCAATCCCTACGCGCTGGACCGGACCCCTTCGGGTTCCAGCTCCGGCTCGGGCGCGGCCACCGCGGCCAACCTCTGCGCCGTGTCGGTGGGCACGGAGACGGACGGCTCCATCGTCTCGCCCTCGTCCGCGTGTTCGTTAGTGGGCTTGAAGCCCACGGTGGGGCTCGTCAGTCGCGCGGGCATCATCCCCATCTCCGCGAGCCAGGACACCGCGGGCCCCATGACGCGCACCGTGGCGGACGCCGCGGCGCTGCTGAGCGTGCTCGCGGGCGAGGACCCACGCGACCCGGCCACCGCCGCGAGCAAGGGCCGCGGCCACGCGGACTACACGAAGTTCCTCGACCTCAAGGGGCTCGAGGGTGCGCGCATCGGTGTGCCACGCGAGCGGTTCTTCGGCTACCACCCGGCCACGGACGCGGTCGTGGAGCGAGCGCTGGAGTTGATGAAGGCGCAAGGGGCCGTGCTGGTGGACCCCGTGACGCTGCCCAACATGGCGAAGCTCGACGAGCCGGAGCTGGAGGTGATGCTGTACGAGTTCAAGGCGGGCCTGGAGGCCTGGTTCGCACAGCTTGGCGAGGGCGCTCCCGTGCGGACGCTGGCGGACCTCATCGCCTTCAACGAGAAGAACCGCGAGCGCGAGATGCCGTACTTCGGCCAGGAGCTGCTGCTCCAGGCGCAGAAGAAGGGGCCGCTGACCGACGCAGCCTACAAGAAGGCGCTCGCGGCGTGCCGCCGGTACTCGCGCGCCGAGGGCCTGGACGCGGTGATGAACAAGCACAAGCTGGATGTGCTCGTGGCGCCGACCCAGGCACCGGCGGGCCCCATCGACCTGGTGCTGGGCGACCACTGGCTGGGCAGCAGCTCCACGCCCGCCGCCGTGTCCGGCTATCCAAGCATCACGGTGCCCGCGGGCGACGTGTACGGGCTGCCGGTGGGTGTGTCATTCATTGGCCGCGCCTGGAGCGAGCCCGTGTTGCTCAAGCTCGCCTACGCCTACGAGCAGGCCTCGCATGCGCGGAAAAAGCCCACCTTCGCCCGGAGCGTGGACCTGCGCGGAGCGTAG
- a CDS encoding serine hydrolase domain-containing protein, with product MFTHWSGRRVLGATLLLWLSGCDKDDGPLCDRLAPQLQHALEEATLDAELAGATASLRFQDCTWRGSAGVAKVEPATDMKVEDRFRVGSVTKSFIAVVALQLQAEGRLSLDAPLATWVSDFPRADRITVRQLLNHTSGAFNYTESRDFFAEAEARPGKTWTPEELLAYGAAKSPVFEPGARWEYSNTNYILLGHILESVTGTPLAQLVRTRILEPLALDSTGLDGAEPLPPVTARGYSRDPGEGAWRDLTDFFHPSAAGAAGALTSSADDLSAFYQALFERSLLAPAQLAEMTDWVATPLPTMPGYGLGLVQALTPVGPGQGHDGQIPGFSALALYLPERKASIAVLTNRDGADVSRITGKLLEVLARE from the coding sequence ATGTTCACCCATTGGTCGGGTCGACGTGTGCTTGGCGCAACGCTGCTGCTGTGGCTGTCGGGTTGCGACAAGGATGACGGCCCGCTCTGTGACCGGCTCGCGCCCCAGTTGCAGCACGCGCTCGAGGAGGCCACCTTGGACGCGGAGCTTGCTGGGGCCACGGCTTCGCTGCGGTTCCAGGACTGCACGTGGCGGGGCTCGGCGGGCGTTGCCAAGGTGGAGCCCGCCACCGATATGAAGGTCGAGGACCGGTTTCGCGTGGGCAGCGTCACCAAGAGCTTCATCGCCGTGGTGGCTCTGCAGCTCCAGGCCGAGGGGCGGCTGTCCCTGGACGCGCCTCTCGCCACCTGGGTGTCGGACTTCCCCCGTGCGGACCGCATCACCGTGCGGCAGCTCCTCAATCACACGAGCGGCGCCTTCAACTACACGGAGAGTCGGGACTTCTTCGCGGAGGCCGAGGCGCGCCCCGGCAAGACGTGGACGCCCGAGGAGCTCCTTGCCTACGGCGCCGCGAAGTCGCCCGTGTTCGAGCCAGGGGCCCGCTGGGAGTACTCCAACACCAACTACATCCTCCTCGGCCACATCCTCGAATCGGTGACGGGGACGCCGCTGGCGCAGCTGGTTCGCACGCGCATCCTCGAGCCCCTTGCGCTGGACAGCACGGGACTGGACGGCGCCGAGCCACTGCCGCCCGTCACCGCGCGGGGCTATTCGCGGGACCCGGGCGAGGGTGCCTGGAGGGACCTCACGGATTTCTTCCATCCGTCCGCGGCCGGCGCGGCCGGCGCCCTGACTTCAAGCGCCGACGACCTCAGCGCCTTCTATCAGGCCCTCTTCGAGCGCTCCCTGCTCGCCCCGGCGCAGCTCGCGGAGATGACCGACTGGGTGGCGACGCCCCTCCCCACGATGCCCGGATATGGCCTGGGCCTGGTCCAGGCCCTCACTCCCGTGGGGCCCGGCCAGGGCCATGACGGGCAGATCCCCGGGTTCTCCGCCCTGGCCCTCTACCTGCCCGAGCGCAAGGCCTCCATCGCGGTGCTGACCAACCGCGATGGGGCCGACGTGTCACGCATCACCGGGAAGCTGCTGGAGGTGCTCGCCCGGGAGTGA
- a CDS encoding HNH endonuclease: MTSFDYRHDADAAREIIAIAQPSPRARRAALDLLAEGILAAHAAHSGSWGVTLNRGADAAVRLSVGPIEVVVLHHDGSLRVTVHEDEAEALRLRGLPGMTVHPAGAYASTPYAASTVTSAESIETAAPLLLPGLVHLASVRAASHEGFRWTGSHSPGVIRHLQQTLARSIPSPSYTTPVNAELPLAPASPSAYLLIWNPERWPWVHGATQAAAVRAGETVTEDWSTGVRRRMPVGSRLFLMRKGAPPRGLIGAGWSAGEPRPGPHWGDEAAREALYVPFTFEELFDPYSTDLLPVEGLYEGATGRVNWDTPGGGIEIPAEALAELERRWDEHLLKRGYLTHPPAETQERRLEAVRRKQRDARFRAVVRAHSGGRCAVCPAELNYEEANILEAAHVRAVEADGVDALCNALPLCPNHHRLFDGGFWTLEGTQVVFSKALAEPLRRTFASALTLGWKLEPIHVQWHRTMRFRK, from the coding sequence ATGACTTCGTTCGACTACCGACACGACGCCGATGCGGCACGCGAGATCATCGCCATTGCGCAGCCCTCTCCAAGGGCACGGCGGGCTGCCCTCGATTTGCTCGCCGAAGGGATTCTGGCAGCCCATGCCGCCCACTCCGGGTCCTGGGGCGTGACACTCAACCGAGGAGCGGATGCCGCCGTCCGCCTCAGCGTCGGCCCCATCGAAGTTGTCGTGCTCCACCACGACGGCTCGCTCCGGGTAACCGTCCACGAGGACGAGGCGGAGGCACTGCGCCTGCGCGGGCTGCCCGGCATGACGGTGCACCCGGCCGGCGCCTATGCCAGCACGCCCTATGCGGCTTCCACGGTGACGTCCGCCGAAAGCATCGAGACGGCCGCGCCTCTCCTCTTGCCCGGTCTCGTCCACCTCGCTTCGGTGCGCGCCGCCAGTCACGAGGGCTTCCGGTGGACAGGCTCCCATTCCCCCGGTGTCATCAGGCACCTGCAGCAAACGCTCGCGCGGAGCATCCCCTCGCCGAGCTACACGACGCCCGTCAACGCGGAGCTGCCCCTCGCGCCGGCGAGTCCGTCCGCGTACCTCCTTATCTGGAATCCGGAGCGCTGGCCCTGGGTGCATGGCGCCACACAGGCGGCAGCCGTACGTGCCGGAGAGACCGTCACCGAGGACTGGAGTACGGGCGTGCGCCGCCGCATGCCCGTGGGCAGTCGCCTCTTCCTCATGCGCAAGGGAGCGCCTCCACGAGGCCTCATCGGCGCGGGCTGGTCCGCGGGCGAACCCCGCCCTGGCCCCCACTGGGGCGATGAAGCGGCGCGCGAGGCCCTCTACGTTCCCTTCACCTTCGAGGAGTTGTTTGACCCCTACTCCACGGACCTGCTCCCCGTGGAGGGGCTTTATGAGGGTGCCACCGGACGGGTGAACTGGGATACGCCCGGTGGAGGCATTGAGATTCCAGCCGAGGCACTCGCGGAGCTGGAACGACGCTGGGACGAGCACCTGCTGAAACGGGGCTACCTGACTCACCCGCCGGCCGAAACGCAGGAGCGCCGCCTCGAGGCGGTGCGCCGCAAGCAGCGCGATGCGCGCTTCCGCGCCGTCGTCCGCGCTCACAGTGGCGGCCGGTGTGCCGTGTGCCCCGCGGAGCTGAACTACGAGGAAGCTAACATCCTCGAAGCCGCGCACGTGCGCGCCGTCGAAGCCGATGGCGTGGACGCGCTCTGCAACGCCCTGCCACTCTGCCCCAACCACCATCGGCTCTTCGACGGAGGGTTTTGGACCCTCGAAGGGACGCAGGTGGTGTTTTCCAAGGCACTCGCGGAGCCCCTCCGGCGCACGTTCGCTTCAGCCCTCACCCTCGGGTGGAAACTCGAGCCCATCCATGTCCAATGGCACCGCACCATGCGATTCCGCAAGTAG
- a CDS encoding Kelch repeat-containing protein encodes MTLRTPSTFHARSRLAHLFRGCGLASVLVLTACGSEKPSPPECCESPRWEAVEQHGDVPPALWEASASFSLTSSEPAVVYRFGGQSGNFPDDFTVNDFHAFDIATATWTKLTSPVPTARAEAVMIPGPCDDCVSVVGGRGRFRTGSDQMFPEMWTYHVRSQQWEQASSEKLGDPFAVRRSSALVVEVPRAGQSGKKTRYAFGGVGNTLPRFATTPTGLRNDVAVHDEDTGWRLVTTTGEKPAPRAWAAGGYDPDSHSLIVFGGYRLGADQGPDTPAGELFGPTNYENDLWSLNLETLAWTRLQPAGPVPSPRDNAVSFFDTVHGGLVVVGGQRFDGLSSDLWFYSVKDNRWTEVAIASGSPIPPARVGGISFVRETPTAYELYLNGGASSDGGASEFFDDLWKLTWLKR; translated from the coding sequence ATGACCCTCAGGACCCCGTCCACCTTCCACGCACGCTCCCGCCTGGCCCACCTTTTTCGCGGCTGCGGCCTCGCCTCCGTGCTCGTGTTGACCGCTTGTGGTTCCGAGAAGCCTTCGCCGCCTGAGTGCTGCGAGAGCCCGCGCTGGGAGGCCGTCGAGCAGCATGGAGACGTTCCGCCCGCGCTCTGGGAGGCCAGTGCGTCGTTCTCCCTCACGAGCAGTGAGCCGGCCGTCGTCTACCGCTTCGGCGGCCAGAGCGGGAACTTCCCGGACGACTTCACCGTCAATGACTTCCATGCCTTCGACATCGCCACGGCCACCTGGACGAAGCTGACCTCACCAGTGCCCACGGCACGCGCGGAGGCCGTGATGATTCCGGGGCCTTGCGACGACTGCGTGAGCGTCGTGGGAGGGCGGGGCCGGTTCCGGACGGGCTCGGACCAGATGTTCCCCGAGATGTGGACCTACCATGTGCGGAGTCAGCAGTGGGAGCAGGCCTCCTCCGAGAAGCTGGGAGATCCGTTCGCCGTGCGCCGCTCCTCCGCCCTGGTGGTGGAGGTGCCCAGGGCGGGCCAGTCCGGCAAGAAGACCCGTTATGCGTTTGGCGGCGTGGGCAACACGCTTCCGCGCTTCGCCACGACGCCCACCGGTCTTCGCAACGATGTCGCCGTCCATGACGAGGACACGGGCTGGAGGCTCGTCACGACCACCGGTGAGAAGCCCGCGCCTCGCGCCTGGGCCGCGGGCGGGTACGATCCGGACAGCCATTCGTTGATTGTCTTTGGGGGCTACCGCCTGGGCGCGGATCAAGGCCCTGATACGCCGGCCGGCGAGCTCTTCGGTCCGACGAATTACGAGAACGACCTCTGGTCGCTGAACCTCGAAACGCTCGCGTGGACCCGGCTCCAGCCGGCGGGGCCCGTGCCTTCGCCGCGCGACAACGCGGTGTCGTTCTTCGACACCGTCCATGGCGGGCTGGTCGTCGTCGGGGGGCAGCGCTTCGACGGGCTCTCCAGCGACCTGTGGTTCTACTCGGTGAAGGACAACCGGTGGACCGAGGTGGCCATTGCCTCGGGTTCGCCCATCCCCCCGGCCCGCGTCGGAGGCATCTCCTTCGTGCGGGAGACGCCCACCGCCTATGAGCTGTATCTGAACGGTGGGGCCTCGTCCGACGGCGGCGCGAGCGAGTTCTTCGACGACCTCTGGAAGCTGACCTGGCTGAAGCGCTGA